Genomic window (Arachis hypogaea cultivar Tifrunner chromosome 13, arahy.Tifrunner.gnm2.J5K5, whole genome shotgun sequence):
ataattaattaataatctgatttataattttaattttattttcttttttactctattgttcacattgtttataattattattgtgtcTTCTTTAGTTGGTCATGACATAAAGCTATGTAAAATTCATTCCGGAAAAACACCTGAAGGAAAAAGACAAGTTGGTTTACTTAAATGACATACGTAAAACTTCAAGTTCAActgaaaaattcttgaaaaatgaACCATTTATCTCCCTACTAGTTAGTGGTTACTGATGAATTAACTTCCATCCAATAACATTGTCTAGCGAGCTCTTTAATGCTTTTTCACAAAAGAATACTGGATCTGTTCATATAATAGTTGAGGAGTCTGAAGTTCTAGCAAACTTATTTCTGCATCAAAAATCTTTTAGATTTTCTATAcacataataaataaagattTGAATATCAACAAGCccttatagctcagtggtagagcgTCAGTCTTGTAAACTGAAGGTCCGTAGTTCGATCCTGCGTGATGgcatttttcttaattatatattatgaaaaaaagATATACAagctatatataaataaatgaatatcatatttatttatttgatgaacCAAATAAAATGTTATTGtaaggaaaaaataataatatatttttaataatattattaatgcaaaataataaattctaaatgtTCTTTTAAATATAGTAAAGTaacctattttaataaaaaatttgttattgaaataattatatcaatattttctaaatgttcttttaaatattatattttaaatatagtaaagtaacctattttaataaaaaatttgttattaaaaaaattatatcaatattttttatattaatttgttttattaaatttttttttccttttaaaagaACAACTATAATATCATTGAGATATGACAAAAGTAatttgactttattttttatttggtttgaattttggtcaataataaaatatgacatatatatacatacatacacatACAGATTCCAGTTATAAAATATAgattatttaatttaatctaCTTTGTCATACATATgagtatataaatataaatacatcaaatatttaaaatataaattttgtgaaACTTTGTCATGACAAAGAGATGTACCGtgtgaaaaaaaatactaattcttctattttttattagtttttttaaacaaattaataaGATATATAACACACTTaattggttttatttttttatgcatatatttttttaacaaaaattataaataacattAATGTAAATTCAAATGTTTTTGTGCATGACAAGTGCTTTAAGCCTTTCACActtgtaaaataatataatttaaataataaatttgccattaaaaaatatttttatcaatttatttaatgTTTTAACTATTTAATTTGCTATTGATTTTTACAAttcatcaataatttttttattgattgttCTGTAATTGTTATTTAAATTCAACCATATTTTGTCAAATATATAACAATTTCTTTATTAACCTAATTGAACTCAGCAATCTaatccaaatttaaaaataaaaaattaaaattcaaaacagtaaataaaatttaattaatattatatttttttaaaataaattatgatatgGATACtacataaatattataaataatataaataaatgaagcaattatttttttttactaaaatattcatTAATAGAAACGAAAAGAGATGTCCACGTTATAAGACTACtaaaattaaatatctaatttGTTTTAACTTTACAAAGATTTTACAAAATGATTTAACATGACTTAAACATGGGATAACTACAATTTTCAgcaaattttttaaacaaaaaattatagtaATTCCAGCAtacaaattttaacttttaaatgaagttttagaATTATTGTTATAGTCTTTTTGAACTACTCActatattgtttaattttatgttattgATTGGTATCATATCAATTTCGACGAACTTAACCGACAAAAATTGGTTAGAGATGTTACTTTATATATTCGATGTTTAATTTACAGAAAACATTATTTGTGTGGGATTACTTCTaaaatttgtatgaaaatataattattattaattaagaatttaaaattaacaagctcttatagctcagtggtagagcgTCAGTCTTGTAAACTGAAGGTCCGTAGTTCGATCCTGCGTGAGGGCATTTTATCAATTATCCCTTGGGTTTTTTCGGTTAGCTTCAATATCCAAAACACATGTAACATATAATATAACTTTAGTAAACATTAGTGGTAGAATCACTTTGTTCTCTagcaaaattaactcaatttttcTTTCCATACACATTTTCATCTTCCCCAACAAGTATCTAAACAAATACAAAGAACAAGATCATCTAAGAAATGAAACCAAATTAAAAGTTTCCTCCAAGAAGATATATATGGTTGGTTAGAACTTAGAAGTTATGTTGCAAGAACAACCTCTCTCTAGGAGAAGCAGGTCCAATCTCTTCCTCAAGACTCTTCAAACcatcaccaccaacaccaacaacaTTTCCCAAATTCTTATTCACTTCTGCATTATTACtaatgttattgttgttgttcttccctcCTTCAACATCAGCATCTGACACTGAAGACTTCCTCCTCTGAGAAGATGTAACACTTGGGAATGTTATCCATGATGGTGCCCTGAACTCAATCCGTTGATCCTCAGTTTCTGCTACCTCAGTGGTCTCAGAAGCTGATCTATTTGATGATCTTTGTGATGATTTCTTGTGCAACCTATTGCTTCCCAAAACAACCTCAGTTGGCAAAATTGGTTGCTCAATGCAAGGACTTCCCATTAGCATTGCTAACCCTCTTTCCAATGCTGTTGTTACTTTGTCCATTGAAGGTCTTTCTTTCCCTCTCATCCTCACACATTTGCATGCCACATTTGCAATCCTTTTCAAGGCCTCAAGATCACTAGGAGGTTTCAAAACTGGGTCTAATATTGCAGCTATGTCACCTATGTTGCACCAATAAGGATATGAGTATTGGATACAAATAAATATGACAACTTTACTAAAAAATATGATGTGGGAACAACAATATGTATATTTTCACGGTATATCCCAACCGACAAGTCAAACATTAATTTGTTGTGTGTCTGCAGCTGACTAATGGGTTACTGTATATATAAGGTAAAATTTAAATCCTTGACAATTTATTTGCAGAGTTAAAATATATCATAAGTTACCTGACTTGATCAATGGCACTGCCCATTCAACAATGTTCCCTTCTTCATATTGCATGTCAATGGCTTTTCTACCACTTAGAATCTCCAATAACAGAACACCAAAGCTATATACATCAGATTTTGTGGTGAGGTAGTGAAGCCTATAGTACTCTGGATCAAGATAACCAAGAGTACCAGCTGGTAATTCAGCAAGTGGTGAACCACTGTCTGCAGGGCCTAACAATGACAAGCCAAAATCAGCAACTcttgcattgtgttcttcatcaATGAGAATGTTTGATGATTTTATGTCTCTGTGAATCACTGGTGGACATGCATATCCATGCAAGTACTCAATTCCTCTTGCTGCTTGGACTGCAATTGTTACTCTCCTTATCCAATCTAGCTGCTCCTTTAACACCTATGTTGCATTAATATGAATACAGGTATTGAATACGATAATTGTTCTAAGAAATTAGAGAGTAAACTACCAATTTAGCTCCACAAAAAATTTGAATGCTGACAATTTAATTCTCGAAAGAACAGAAGCTATGGTACACTAGCTTATTTAGTTCTTTCGAAGTTAAATTGTCAGCGTTTAAATCTTTCAAAACTAAACTACTATAGTCTAATTAGTCATGGAAATGTAGCACAAAAAAGTGAAGTATTTGTGTTATTATAGTTTTCAGCACCTTATTTGGTCCATGAAGGTGTTGATGCAAGGAACCATGGGCCATGAACTCATAGACAAGAAGCCTTTCGTTTCCTTCTTCACAATATCCTAATAGGTTCAGCAAATGTGCATGGTTCAACCTTGATAGCAAGTCAAGTTCTGTGTGAAACTCCTTTGAATTCTTCTGCATGTTTGTGGAAACTATGGCCCTCTTAACAGCAACAACAGTGCCATCTTTCAGAACACCCTTGAACACACAAGAGAAGCTTCCTTTCCCAACAATGGATTCTTCTTTGAATCCATTAGTTGCAGTTTCAAGCTCCTCATAGGTGAACATTTGGGCCCTCCTGATCTTGAACTCCTCCAAATTTGTCCTGTTCTTGCTGTTAGAACCACCATTGAGTTTCTTCACCTTTGACCTTCCTGAAGAACACTCACAATCTCTTAGCTTGTATCTAACATACAAAACTGAAGTCAACGACACAATACAAACCAAGAACACTGCAAAAGCAATCTCAGCAATAACAACTGGTAACTGCAAAGCCCAAAACTTAtcatcatttttcttcttctcagaATTAGAAGATGAGCAATTTGATAAGCACTTAGATGAAAAACATGAAGAACAATTATATTCACATATTCTATCAGAATTCACACCACAAGAACTCTTCTGGTACATCTCAGATGGACAATCACCACTGCTGCAATGAATGCAAATTCTTGAATCTGTTGACTTGCAAAGACCTTTTTGGAGATCAATCTCATAGAATCCAGGAGGACATGGATTTGACTTGCACATTCCTGGTGAAACAGCCAAAGGTAGTGTTTTTGGAAAACCAACACCCCAGCAAACAGGCATAAGAGATCTTTCAGCAAGAACACCACAAGAAAAGTAATCACCACCAGCAATCTCAAACACCTTGGTTCCACTTGGTGGTGGTGTGCTTGGTTTGATGATGAATCCCCAACAAATCACTTCCCTATCATAGCTTTTGATTCCACATGCGTGAAACTTTCCTCCAACAACAGATAGCATTGGATCACTTGGTGCCAAATCAACATTACCTTGACCATAACTACCAGCATGTTGTTTCACTGAAACTGAGATTTCTTCTTCTATATCCAAGCTTCTTCCCCAACAAACAGCTCTTGAATTCTTCACACCTTCCAATATTCCACAAACATGGTATCCACCAGCTGAGATTCTCTGGAATCTTTTGTCATCTGGAATCAAAGTAATGACCCTGCTACTAGTCTCATCACCCCAGCAGAACACACTCCTATTCTGAGAGAAAAGGCCACAGTTGAATCCAGAACCTGCTGAAATTGACTGAAACATTCCATCAAACACATAGCTCCTAGTCATGTTGTAACCCCAACAATCAACAAATGAAGTGTTCCTGAATCTTCCAGTTAATGGCTTCCTCAATCCACATACATGGTGATCACCAGCACTGATGTCTATGTATTCAGCTTCCTTGATCATTGGTTGAGGCACCCCCATTTCAATGTAGCCACTGCTACCCCAACAATAGGGTTGGTTTGAATCCATTAAAAGTCCACATATAAAGCCATCACCAGCAGTTAGACCAATGAATGAGAAATGAGATGGTGTTTCATAGATTATGGCTGTGTTGGATCCATAACAGGTAACAGTATGGGACCCATCAAGCTTCAAACCACAAAAGACTGAACCTTGTTCTCCATAAGATATTGCAATGGAAGACATGGATCCAAGACTTGTAACTTGTGACCACAAGTATGATAGAACCATCACATGAAAAAATAACCACAGTTGCATGTTCAAACCATAGATTAACAAGTCTCTCACTGAGAACCCCATGATGATGCACACCCAATCTAAATATCATATACAATAAAGTCTAGAATCTTCACTGCTCAGCATTGTGAATAAATAAACATAGAACACCACAATGCTATTGTTGCCATTACCTCAAACTTCTGTTCCTACAATCTCCATGTCTTTGTATAGCTAGCTAGAAATGCATGAAAACACAATAGCAATGGATCTTCGCATCATTCTGAAGTTTTCTCTCAACACAAGTTATCATCTTTCTAGCTAGCTATGCTTGATgcaacacaaaacaaaacaaatagcTAAGAAATGTAGTGGATCTTCTTCTGCATGCCCACTTTGTTTCTATGTATGCTTATTAGGGTAAGCAAGTAAAACCTTGCATATTGCTGATGATGAGTTGGTGAGAAGAAGAAAGATAAACTTGCCATCTCAAAAGCTTACAAGCAACCATAGCTAGAGCTAGCTGCTTCAATGAACTTTGATTTGAACTCATCACTAGATCAACAACTAACTAACTGGTGGAAACTATGCTTTGATGAGTCCTTTGAAGAAAGCTCTATATAGTATATAGTTAATGAAAGTGTGAACTCACATTTTTGTTAAGAATAGTCAGAAACCTTTTCTTCAATGCAAGTATTTAGCAATTGGCAGTTGAAGTTGAAGTTGATCATCAAAGGGATATAGAAGATGGATGGATTGTTGTTGAAGAAGGGTAAAGAGAGTGAGATTAatggagagagtgagagagagatggTGGTGCAATAAATGAGAGAAAACTGCTACTTGTGTACGTTATGGGCAAAGTGTTGGTGAACACATTTATTGTAAAACATAAATGCAAAAATGACCTTTTCATGCCCAAACTATAGGAAAATTTTCAAGTGAATGTCGTAGTGACAGCTATTTTTaatcgttgatcttaattataaaaacatatatataatatatatatattataaaaaaatatataatatatataattaagatcaacggttaaaaattacTGATATACCGATACGATGATACACTTAAAAATCTTTCCAAACTATAATGCCATAATACAGCACTTACCattctctccttctttctttatttctatttatgTACTTATATGGTTTTGGAAAAAACATTCATATATTGTGTTTTAAGGttatatttaaaaagtataataataaactttttttaaattgttgatatatctaatatattaaaaatataaaaatattattttttcaataatttttagtaaaattttttatagtatttttaaaatatgtcttatatatatatataactaaaatcattgaaaaataaataaaatttcagttaaaaataataattacaaatataattttattttcttattgtaTAAAAGAATTTTAGACAGATaaccaataatatataattgtatcacaaaaaataaaaaaaattcaaattcaatacttCAAAAGTCAATCATTTAAACGTATAAATCTTATTGAAtaaccataaaaaaattttatactattaatatattaaaattaaattcataaaaaattaaataaataatttttttggtgtcaaatatatataaatatataatagcacatacaatcttttattttattttattttttctgcaTCAAGTTATTTTAACATTTAAATATCTGAATATAATGTATTGATATTTcagtatattaataaaaaaaataacagaatatataTGTGGGTTTAGCTTGGTACAATAATATATACCAAACCTCACACCTCAAGACTCAACATATTTGATATGTGTCCCTACTTCATTTAAATTCTTTCATGTTCCGGCTCCCTCTATGGCTACTACCATCGCCACTCTCACCAAGTGACAAGTGTATCATCActtattttttcattaatttcctgcttttttttttcctccaCTCTTTTACTTTGGTCTATGGACTGGTTAATGAATCTTCTCTTTGAGCATGTCCTTTTTATGCCCTTATATAGATGCAATTAAACTTTAGCTTAGAGGTAATAATGTCATTGTAAATTACTTTCTATAACTCCTATAAAGACTGACTTACACTCACAATATTTCTTCTTTTTggtattttttcattatttatcgGTAAAATTATTTCTTCTTTAATACTACATTTtacactgtttttttttttaaaaaaggaaaaagaaaaattaacccAAGGTAGGTACCAGATGACAATGAAATAATGAGTTAGTTAGGGCATGGCGCGTCCAAAACTAGGGATTAGGGAATTTATAAACTGCCCATAAATGATGAATCactggaaaaagaaaaagaaaagggaccgcaattaaaactaaatttaatgtcTCCTAATTATCaatgataaaattttatattgacACATTGTAATGTTAATCtaaatttcttttgaattttgttaACAAATTCCCttaaaaatacaaaagtaaaGCTTTTTTTatagaacaaaaataatttaaaaatttgaacaaTATTAATTATATACTCTTAGCATATTTGTTAGAAAATCTCAATTTttgtatacaaaaatattaattttgtaatAACTCTGTATAAAAATTTAACTCGAAAAATTACTAATTAACATGTTTTATAgttggtggaaactcaggtgaagttgacttcacatgaagttgatatctaaaagccgttagataaaaatttagtaaaatcagTCAAATTATATCTAACGACTTTCAGGtattaacttcatgtgaagtcgactgcacctaagTTTTCACCTTTACAGTTTTACATACAATTGGAACCCCTAATGCATATCTATAGTAAAACCCTTCACAATAAGATTTCAGTTGTTTTTTGTGTCTTTTATCAAAGACTGATACAAGACCCACTTGTCTGATCAATTTACAAACTTCAGGTTGCGCCCTTAAATTGAGACACTAATTAAGGAAAATCACTATTCAAACTTGGTGGGGACGTTAATAACCAGTTAAACTTGCAAATTGGGCTAAGGGTTTGTATAGGTGagcttttaagaaaaaaaaaaatgtttagtttttttttttaaaaaatcttatgaaaaagtaaaaataattttatgtttgaatatctCATAGGGGTGTctgcggatcggatccaatatccgtAATTTTTAAGGTTGGATCCGATCCTATCCGATCCGCAAagcggatcggatatcggatatatccgcaaaatacaaaaatatttttaaaagcttatttttattaaaaaaatatcaataaaatttattttttctattcttttaaatatgtttactcttaaaataatattaaacatacttttctcgaataataaattaaaataatttaacatatatgataattattagttaaaataaaacataaaaagaatattttacttatttatttctttatttttacggatacgcggatatgcggataccaacacaaaatccgcaatccgatccgattagtgtGTGGATCCGATCCGAAAaccttgcggatcggatccatatccgcaattttcggatcagATTCGGATAAACactgcggatatgcggatcggatccgatccatggaTACCCCtaatatctcatgcaaaaagatctttttatttatcaattatatttagatataataatataaaaatatttttttatttatttattacatgaaaaatatctttttttaagaaaaaaagatattttaaaaaaagatgtaaattagaacttttcaaaaaaaatattttttatttttttattgtttttacttttactactcgaAATTTGCTAACcatgctaaaaaataaaaataaaaaaagattttttttatcaagataaAGACGTCCAAACAAATACTAAGTCAAGcttaaattatagcttaaattATCATGTCTGCATCATTGGATGGTTGGTggccattaattaattaatactattAGTATCCATATTCCACCGTCATAGATTTGCTGCATCATTAAAATGAATAATCAGTTTATCAGATTTTAATAATATGGTCTTTCCGACAATAcgcataaaaataaatttttgataaGCGCTTTCTCaaagagtttatttattttttatagtcaacacaaactcaaaaaataaaaatgagataATGGATTATGCAATAAAGTTGCCACTAAATCTCGTGATATTCACGTGATGATCCACAAAATCACATGTTCTTTCTTGTTCAAGTTCAATTATATTGATGATTTGGCGAGTTGTGCTAGTTCATCCAGGTAACTTATTTTGCACataatttttattcataatttaattaattttttccctttttttatccTCATTCCAAATTCACTCCAAATATAGATAAAAATCAAAGTTATATaatcaagaagaagaataaaaattgcATGAGTCTTATGCTCAGCAACATAACTATATATAAGCTGTTTAACAAgaacatatttaaaagataagGGTGCACTTTCCACAAGAACAGAGAAGAAAGATATACATGTAATAGCTGCAACTACTGACAACTGTATCCAAACTATAGGTAAAAAGACAGTCCTATCCTGCATGTGTTCACAAAATTAAATATGCCAGATCAAAGCTTCGCAAGTCCAATGATGAATAATCAGATACATATACAACAAGCAATAGTGTCACAAAGGAAAAACATTaaaaaagatgcaatagttgTTTTTCTAAATACCAAAAATAGAAAGACCTATATGGCTCACTTTCTAACTGTTTAATTGGAATTTACCCAAAGTAGCTACCTCGCAttcttatttttctgtgattctaagtttctaactcttccaaaagaATGAAGCAACCTGCAGCCAATTAACATCATTAATAGCATAATCTTGCATTTCAATTGATGTAACTTTACTTATTAGAGCTAGATGGCCTCAGAAGATAATCCTGATGTAGAGAAGCAGAAAAGAAATTATTGGCATTGAAGAATCTAGCTTATTTCTAATTTCTGATATGCTTCAAAAGATTTGTCACATTTAAGACCACTTTTAAAGTGATTCTTTACCAAGTTATTGATTTAGAAGACAAAACAAGTAAAGTAATGGATTGTGattcaagagaaaataaaattttgatttatcCAATATCTCCTCTAAAAGTAGTAGTCAATTTCATGAAACTAGAATATAGAGGAATAAGAGGATGCTCTTACCTAGTAAATTTCATTCATCCACTTCCAAACCGTGGATGATAATTTCACTGGAAGATCTGTAACTAATGCCTCCAAGTGGCACCCGAAGCATTTCAGGAATTCACTGGATACGAAAAAAACAGAAAGCATTAGAATGTAATCACCAACTCGTACATGTAAAACCATTTTCTTTTTGCCATGCAAGTATATAATTTTTACATATAAACGCTGTAACAATACGTCAGAAGAATGTCAAAGAAACCTTCGACATTCGTCGCATGGATCTTCTAGGCAGGATTCTTGCAACAGTATTCTTCATGCTCCTTAAAATTCTTGTAACAGGTGTGCCACTTGAGGCTTGAATTTCAGAGTCGCATTTTCTCTTTTTGGAAAGCTTCATTTTAGAACCCTGATCATCATAACCTTGGCCAGATTTCTGAACTCGATCATCTAACTGGGAGCATCTGAAAGCACAGTATCAATATGCTCAATTGCATGAAAGCTTTTAAAAACACCAAAAAAGTTTCAGAAAGAAGAGTAATTACTCTGAACTCTCTCTGCCATCGACACTCATCCCCACCTGCAAACACAATGGATATTTATCATACTACACATAAGTAATACACACTcaaaaacaagtcaagaagcttGTAAAGGATTATCAAAACTGTCTAGGTTTCCAATACAAGTGAATTTCATATTTTAGCATATACCTTGTTAAAGGTGTATTTCTGTGCAAATAATTATAATCCTAGGCAGAACATCGAGCAAACATGGAAATTTGTATTAAAGCTAATTAGCTACAGCACAATAGccatcaaaatatattttatgtgGTGATACCAAAAGAAAGAATTCCTGAGTTGAAATAGTCCAGCCACAACAAACCTAATATACCATTTCGATCCCCCAAAAAAgaaacaccccccccccccccccccaaaaaaaaccaaaaaaaaaacaaaaatgaaggctAGAGAAAGCACTATACCCATTCTTCAGTTAATGCTGCAAAATTGTTCCCATCAATAGCTGGGCCACATTGTTCTGTATCTGACGTATTCTTTGGTTCACTTAAATCCAGGGATCCATCATTTTCACAGAGTGAAACTGATGGATATTTATGACAACTTGCAGCTTCTGAAATTTGTAGCTCCATAGAACTGCTTAACGAAGCACCTGGACACACCACCCCAGGGTTCACAAAGCAAGAATCATTTAGCAGATCACAATCTTGAAAACATTCATCATCAGGCTTTGAAGCTTGATATGCCAGTGTCCCCAGATCTGACAGTGAGTTGCCAACAGAATCACAAAGTGACTTGAAAGGAGTACCAGTAGCATACGAATCAAAGAAGGCCTTAGACGCAACTTTAGCACAAGATTCAGCACCAAAAATAAAATTGCTAGGTACACCATAACTTTCTTCAGCTGAGAGAGTGGACTGATCTTGCATTAAGTTATTTACTACATTAACATCCGGTTCAGCTAAGGCAGAGCATTGATTTACCTGCTTTGAATTAGCTGCTGCTTTCACATTCATGCTGCATGGAGTTAATGAATCCGATATTAATGGGCTTTCAACTTTATTCCGTTGGCCTAACTCTACAACAATATCTTTTGTGAATTTCAAGCTTGAGGAAGATTTAGCCAGTCCATTATGAGCATCAATTTGGACAGGATTTGCATCCCACAAGGAACATCTTTCTTGTGTAGCGCTCCCTCCTAGGCAAGCAAGATCCTGCCGGAGACTCCAGGACTTGTTTCCGTACATAGTCTCACGTACTTGAACCTCATTTCGAAACCTGTTAGTCCAATCTGATGGGGATGAATTTAAATCAACATGAAGATTAATTCCCTTGTCTGACCAAACATAGAACTCAAAAGAAGAGGGAGTAGCTTCAGCAGCTTCTTttattaaagaagcaaaatcttTGTCTACATAAGGTGCACCTGCTTCTACAGTTCCACGATTGTTTTGATGAAAGTTCTGCACTAAGCTCTCTCCCATTTTACCTGGgcgaaaataaaatcttttccctAGCTATATATTACTATTCTGCAGAGCTGTTTGATATATTGTATAGCAAAACTTCCTCCTGCATTTGCTAAAATGATTACATAAGAGATGCTCCCAAGgattacaaagaaaataaaaaatgcaattaAAGATGACACAACTCTACCACATCATCCACCCTGAAATGGGAAAAATATGCAATCCCTATTCATCCTAAACTCAAGCATGATTTTCAGCTTCCAAACGGTTAAGTACAAAATTAAATAAGACTAAAAGACTGTCATCTCATAAGACTGTCCTGCTGTATAATTCATACATTGTAATTGCAATAAATCTACTATCCCTTCAAATGCTCGAAAGGAAGTCTAGGAAACTTGTCACCCTCACCGAACCTTCACTCAAATTCACTCGCAATTCGTTATACCCTTTCCCGGTCCTAACAACCCCATCTCATacttacaatagccaataattcCTACTAACTTTATCACAACACAGCAGCAACATACACACAAACACGTTATAGACATTGACATAT
Coding sequences:
- the LOC112736783 gene encoding uncharacterized protein isoform X2 — translated: MGESLVQNFHQNNRGTVEAGAPYVDKDFASLIKEAAEATPSSFEFYVWSDKGINLHVDLNSSPSDWTNRFRNEVQVRETMYGNKSWSLRQDLACLGGSATQERCSLWDANPVQIDAHNGLAKSSSSLKFTKDIVVELGQRNKVESPLISDSLTPCSMNVKAAANSKQVNQCSALAEPDVNVVNNLMQDQSTLSAEESYGVPSNFIFGAESCAKVASKAFFDSYATGTPFKSLCDSVGNSLSDLGTLAYQASKPDDECFQDCDLLNDSCFVNPGVVCPGASLSSSMELQISEAASCHKYPSVSLCENDGSLDLSEPKNTSDTEQCGPAIDGNNFAALTEEWVGMSVDGRESSECSQLDDRVQKSGQGYDDQGSKMKLSKKRKCDSEIQASSGTPVTRILRSMKNTVARILPRRSMRRMSK
- the LOC112736783 gene encoding uncharacterized protein isoform X1, whose amino-acid sequence is MGESLVQNFHQNNRGTVEAGAPYVDKDFASLIKEAAEATPSSFEFYVWSDKGINLHVDLNSSPSDWTNRFRNEVQVRETMYGNKSWSLRQDLACLGGSATQERCSLWDANPVQIDAHNGLAKSSSSLKFTKDIVVELGQRNKVESPLISDSLTPCSMNVKAAANSKQVNQCSALAEPDVNVVNNLMQDQSTLSAEESYGVPSNFIFGAESCAKVASKAFFDSYATGTPFKSLCDSVGNSLSDLGTLAYQASKPDDECFQDCDLLNDSCFVNPGVVCPGASLSSSMELQISEAASCHKYPSVSLCENDGSLDLSEPKNTSDTEQCGPAIDGNNFAALTEEWVGMSVDGRESSECSQLDDRVQKSGQGYDDQGSKMKLSKKRKCDSEIQASSGTPVTRILRSMKNTVARILPRRSMRRMSKVSLTFF